The following coding sequences are from one Flexibacter flexilis DSM 6793 window:
- a CDS encoding S8 family serine peptidase, whose amino-acid sequence MRKTTLILMILLLVQTVYGAENYIKGVIWLKVKSEYRGAETDKNSALFVSLSGLKVKSFGRKFPKHEPPREKLSADGQPLADLSLMFELVLEEGADENEAITKLLRTQQLEYAERKRYYSPLYMPNDPAAQTSGDLYTILNLIKAYQAWDVHQGDSTVSVAVLDTGVEWAIPELGKNIKYNLADPINGIDDDGNGYADDYRGWDMANNDNDPTPTNPHGTNVSGISSARGNNGIGVVGTGLRCKLLPIKVYANDNTGSFGGFEGIVYAADMGCKAINMSWGNPYVPLLSEQEIINYATLNKNVVVVAAGGNTPAELDFYPASYRNILSVVHTDVADQRNYYATYSRYIDMTAPGASVYGVTAGGAFGNIGGGSSFAAPMVAGAAALVYSAYPSLTAQQVTELLRVNSDNIDQIPANVPYAGKMGTGRLNMQKAMNKTFNTAVRVTNQKLTGKNGAVILSPDTAKLVLTFTNYLSPVANLNVSISTESSYISLLNNSCTVNSLATLASYSNTATPFKFLVVNDTLTNLDVWFTVKFQGANYSDYQHVKVTINNGYANLDLNQIATSVGANGRLGYVDDNSQKGKGMKWGNFNFIYESGLVLGYSQTRVSDCLRGVLSEQEKDFVPLKPVRYDINTSSKQQVSAVMADSAAVLPLRIRIKQTAYEYKQAPQDKNFVVEYELQNLSGQTYDSLHVGVFTDFDIMIPTHNRTEWNSELNLGYSYALAANTPYVGVQLLSPQEPSFYAIDNANAVDSNNIYMVDGFSDQEKYITLSRGVYRQHAGFLKPTGSDVLQVNGAKLRNFLPNEKRKVAFSFVVGNNYNDLKSSALQIKANFKIRNMSPVPSVANMAVCQPYNVTVLPTNGSKFRFYSDASLNTLIHEGSFYNIAFTGDSTKLYITCADSLFESYAQPITVRWDKANGQIGTNPSTLNLAFHTTATFTDLTAQTNSRTWDLGTGFAQTQTQVTRTFTQTGTYPIRLAVQNTTGCIDTVTLNYQVINDITATDSPFENSLKIYPNPNTGIFTLVLPPNVMPFRWTIYDLQGKELAVGATKQEQEQIILPALPDGCYYMRVWGDKTQKTLPLYIQH is encoded by the coding sequence ATGCGTAAGACCACTTTGATTTTGATGATATTGTTGCTCGTACAGACAGTGTATGGGGCAGAAAACTACATAAAAGGCGTGATTTGGCTCAAAGTAAAATCCGAATATCGAGGCGCAGAAACAGACAAAAACTCCGCTTTGTTTGTAAGCCTGAGCGGGTTAAAAGTCAAATCGTTTGGGCGGAAATTTCCTAAACACGAGCCGCCCCGCGAAAAACTGTCGGCAGACGGGCAGCCGCTCGCAGACCTTTCGCTAATGTTTGAATTGGTGTTGGAAGAGGGCGCAGACGAAAACGAGGCAATTACCAAACTTTTGCGTACGCAACAACTTGAATACGCCGAACGCAAGCGGTATTATAGCCCGTTGTATATGCCCAACGACCCAGCGGCTCAAACGTCAGGGGATTTATATACGATTTTAAATCTTATTAAAGCCTATCAGGCTTGGGACGTACATCAGGGCGATTCTACGGTAAGTGTGGCTGTGCTGGATACTGGAGTGGAGTGGGCCATTCCCGAATTAGGAAAAAATATTAAATATAATTTGGCTGACCCTATCAATGGAATAGATGACGATGGAAATGGCTATGCCGATGATTATAGGGGTTGGGACATGGCCAATAATGACAACGACCCTACACCTACCAATCCGCACGGAACGAATGTATCGGGTATTTCATCTGCCAGAGGTAATAACGGCATTGGAGTAGTAGGTACGGGGCTTAGGTGCAAACTGTTGCCGATTAAAGTATATGCCAACGATAATACGGGTTCGTTTGGTGGCTTTGAAGGAATTGTTTATGCGGCAGATATGGGCTGTAAAGCCATTAATATGTCGTGGGGAAATCCATATGTTCCGTTGCTCTCCGAACAAGAAATTATCAATTACGCAACCTTAAATAAAAATGTAGTAGTGGTGGCAGCGGGAGGAAACACGCCCGCCGAACTTGATTTTTATCCTGCTTCGTATCGAAATATTTTGTCGGTGGTGCACACAGACGTGGCCGACCAACGTAATTATTATGCCACTTATAGCCGATACATAGACATGACGGCTCCAGGCGCGAGTGTGTACGGAGTTACGGCGGGTGGAGCTTTTGGAAATATTGGTGGCGGTTCGTCGTTTGCAGCTCCTATGGTGGCGGGAGCGGCGGCTTTGGTATATTCCGCGTATCCGAGCCTTACTGCCCAACAAGTAACTGAACTGTTGCGCGTTAATTCGGATAATATTGACCAAATTCCTGCCAATGTGCCGTATGCGGGCAAAATGGGAACAGGGCGACTCAATATGCAAAAGGCGATGAATAAAACATTTAATACAGCCGTAAGAGTTACCAATCAAAAATTGACGGGAAAAAATGGAGCAGTTATTCTTAGCCCTGACACGGCCAAATTGGTGCTTACTTTTACTAATTATTTAAGCCCTGTCGCTAATCTCAATGTATCTATTAGCACAGAATCTTCTTATATATCGCTATTGAATAATAGCTGTACCGTCAATTCATTAGCTACACTCGCCAGCTACTCGAACACGGCTACTCCTTTCAAATTTTTGGTCGTAAATGATACGCTCACAAACTTAGATGTGTGGTTTACGGTTAAATTTCAGGGGGCTAATTACAGCGATTATCAACATGTTAAAGTAACCATAAATAATGGATATGCGAATCTTGACCTCAACCAAATTGCTACAAGCGTTGGCGCAAATGGCCGATTGGGATATGTTGATGATAATTCCCAAAAAGGAAAAGGAATGAAGTGGGGCAATTTTAATTTTATTTATGAATCGGGCTTGGTGCTGGGCTACTCACAAACAAGGGTTTCTGATTGTTTGCGCGGGGTGCTCTCCGAACAAGAAAAGGATTTTGTACCCCTCAAACCCGTACGATATGATATTAATACTTCCAGTAAACAACAAGTTTCGGCGGTGATGGCCGATTCTGCGGCGGTATTGCCACTTCGTATTCGTATCAAACAAACTGCCTACGAATACAAGCAAGCTCCTCAGGATAAGAACTTTGTTGTAGAATATGAGTTGCAGAACCTTTCGGGGCAAACCTATGATAGTTTGCACGTTGGCGTATTTACGGATTTTGATATTATGATTCCGACGCATAACCGTACAGAGTGGAACAGTGAGTTGAATTTGGGGTATAGCTATGCGTTGGCGGCGAACACGCCTTACGTGGGCGTGCAATTGCTCTCGCCACAAGAGCCTTCTTTTTATGCCATCGACAATGCCAATGCGGTAGATAGCAATAATATTTATATGGTAGATGGATTCTCTGACCAAGAAAAATACATTACACTTTCGCGCGGCGTGTATCGCCAGCACGCAGGTTTTTTGAAACCGACTGGCTCTGATGTGCTGCAAGTTAATGGCGCAAAACTTCGTAACTTTTTGCCAAACGAAAAACGAAAAGTAGCGTTTTCTTTTGTGGTTGGAAATAATTATAATGATTTGAAAAGTAGTGCGTTACAAATAAAAGCCAATTTTAAAATACGCAATATGAGTCCTGTGCCGTCGGTGGCTAATATGGCAGTTTGTCAGCCGTATAATGTAACGGTGCTGCCCACGAATGGTTCTAAATTTCGATTTTATTCGGATGCTTCACTCAATACGCTTATACACGAAGGCTCGTTTTATAACATCGCATTTACGGGAGATAGCACCAAGCTGTACATTACTTGCGCCGATTCGTTGTTTGAGAGCTATGCGCAGCCGATTACCGTGCGCTGGGACAAAGCCAACGGCCAAATTGGAACAAACCCGTCCACACTAAATTTGGCTTTTCATACTACGGCTACTTTCACAGACCTAACCGCACAAACTAATTCGCGTACTTGGGATTTGGGGACGGGTTTTGCGCAAACTCAAACGCAAGTAACGCGCACTTTCACCCAAACGGGGACTTACCCAATTCGTTTGGCTGTCCAAAATACAACGGGTTGTATAGATACGGTAACGCTGAATTATCAAGTAATTAACGACATTACAGCGACCGATTCACCTTTTGAAAATTCTCTTAAAATTTATCCAAATCCCAATACGGGCATTTTTACATTGGTGCTTCCGCCCAATGTGATGCCGTTCCGCTGGACAATTTACGATTTGCAGGGCAAAGAACTGGCTGTTGGGGCAACCAAACAGGAGCAAGAACAAATTATATTGCCTGCTTTGCCTGATGGCTGTTATTATATGCGGGTTTGGGGAGACAAAACCCAAAAAACACTGCCGCTTTACATTCAACACTAA
- a CDS encoding beta-alanine-activating enzyme beta-propeller domain-containing protein, whose product MKKTYKSLLSLACSVVLAGTAMATPPSNLSRVLWKYKTKAAIHASPLVAEGVVYVGGLDSTLYAVDTAGREVFKFRTAGAIYSKPAVLNGVVFVESNDGYLYALDKAGKQKWKSRIGEKGHLHYYDYWDFYHSSPLVHDGLVYVGSGDGHLYAFEATTGKEKWKFKTGSVVRSSPKLHNNAIFFGGFDGTFYAVDAKTGKEKWKFKTKGEIQSSAAFHGGNVYFGSRDHNVYALEAETGKFVWIYSSPESWIVSTPIINHDLVIVGSADASKVVAIDAASGKEKWMFKTEKNVFSSMVYSEGVIYFGEGNAYNLADEPSFVYALDATSGQEKGRVKVGGQVWSSPMVSNGVVFFGSNDGHIYAVK is encoded by the coding sequence ATGAAAAAGACCTATAAGTCCTTGTTGTCGTTGGCTTGCTCGGTAGTATTGGCAGGCACGGCCATGGCTACACCACCTTCCAACCTTAGTAGAGTTTTGTGGAAATACAAAACCAAAGCCGCTATTCACGCTTCGCCATTGGTGGCTGAAGGAGTGGTATATGTCGGCGGCTTGGATAGCACTTTGTATGCTGTGGATACAGCAGGCCGCGAAGTGTTCAAATTCCGCACAGCTGGCGCGATTTACTCTAAACCAGCTGTTTTAAATGGCGTTGTTTTCGTAGAAAGCAACGACGGGTATTTGTATGCCCTCGACAAAGCGGGAAAACAAAAATGGAAATCGCGTATCGGCGAAAAAGGCCATTTGCATTATTATGACTATTGGGACTTTTATCATTCTTCACCGCTCGTACACGACGGCTTAGTATATGTGGGCAGTGGCGATGGCCATTTGTACGCATTTGAGGCCACCACAGGCAAGGAAAAATGGAAATTCAAAACAGGTAGCGTAGTGCGTTCGTCTCCAAAATTGCACAACAACGCCATTTTCTTTGGTGGGTTTGATGGCACATTCTACGCCGTAGATGCCAAAACAGGTAAAGAAAAATGGAAATTCAAGACCAAAGGCGAAATCCAATCGTCGGCGGCATTCCATGGCGGTAACGTATATTTCGGTAGCCGCGACCACAACGTTTATGCCCTCGAAGCCGAAACAGGCAAATTCGTTTGGATTTACAGCAGCCCAGAATCTTGGATTGTTTCCACGCCTATCATCAACCACGACTTGGTAATCGTAGGCTCAGCAGATGCCAGCAAAGTGGTAGCCATTGATGCGGCATCAGGCAAAGAGAAATGGATGTTCAAAACCGAGAAAAATGTATTCTCTTCGATGGTTTACAGCGAAGGTGTGATTTATTTCGGGGAAGGCAATGCTTATAACTTAGCTGATGAGCCGTCGTTTGTGTATGCACTGGACGCAACTTCTGGCCAAGAAAAAGGCCGCGTAAAAGTAGGCGGACAAGTTTGGTCTTCGCCAATGGTATCTAATGGCGTGGTGTTCTTTGGCTCAAATGATGGCCATATTTACGCCGTAAAATAA
- a CDS encoding rhodanese-like domain-containing protein translates to MKEISVVQLHELHQNGADFQLIDVREPLEHDIANISYAVLIPLAEVPDRLAEIARNKQVIIHCKSGGRSGNIVRWLMAQGFDNVYSLAGGITAYAQQIDTSLTVY, encoded by the coding sequence ATGAAAGAAATAAGCGTTGTGCAATTGCACGAACTACACCAAAATGGCGCAGATTTTCAGCTAATTGACGTAAGAGAACCATTGGAACACGACATCGCCAACATTAGTTACGCGGTGCTCATTCCGCTGGCAGAAGTGCCCGACCGTCTCGCCGAAATTGCCCGCAACAAACAAGTAATTATCCATTGTAAAAGTGGCGGACGCAGCGGTAACATTGTCCGTTGGCTCATGGCACAAGGCTTTGACAATGTGTATAGCTTGGCGGGAGGCATTACAGCTTACGCGCAACAAATAGACACGTCTCTGACCGTTTATTAA
- a CDS encoding penicillin-binding protein 1A, giving the protein MSKPQRNARRLWKAAIFLMIGVVGYIKAVEHNFLWLFGGSPSMESLQRPKFDIPSEVYTADGKLVGKYFKENRTPVEYNKISPFVVKALLATEDIRFYEHTGIDPEALVSVLYSALRGDNRGGSTITQQLAKNLYKIRTEASQGMLANIKGLSTIIAKTKEWITSVKLENTYTKEEVMTMYLNTVDFGSNSFGIKAAAKTFFNTSPDSLRVEEAAMLVGMLKATTSYNPRKNYENAMRRRNTVLGQMLKYNFVSQKSYDSLTKLPITLKITESGHFDGPLDYYGNYLTGVLKTWGEGNNADIYTDGLKIYLTVDSRMQQHAQEAIAEHMKDLQKKFDRHWKGRNPWVSPKGNSWEEIPHFIEDQMAKTPYYKMLVKRYDNNLDSVNAVLNRPHKMVVFNWSKPEGDTVEMSAMDSLRYYKRILHAGLMTIDPFTGHIKAWQGGIDYHFFKYDHVKQSRRQPGSTFKPFVYAAAIDQGQSPCFKIQDVRRSYQYREKSHKTGADTTIDWSPQNAARSNSGGMMTLRYAMGRSINSIAVQLTEMLGAKFPTDLNHDTITKELHKLEYLEPFPEILYGASVVRHYAQKLGISSPLRITPSIGLGSNDVTLYEMVGAYASFVNNGMWTRPMMVSRIEDRNGNVIKQFNAYTKQAVSPETAFLMVYMLKGTLQEPGGTAQGLWGYHITRGNELAGKTGTSSNQSDGWFMGVTHNLVTGVWVGADERSIHFRELRQGEGSKTALPIYGLFMERIYEDKSLGIKPGFFPTEKKAGIVIRQKYKCPTPYPKKVVDTTSTDSATTPAVTTEIAVP; this is encoded by the coding sequence ATGTCTAAACCTCAACGTAACGCAAGACGTTTGTGGAAAGCAGCAATATTTTTAATGATTGGAGTAGTGGGCTATATCAAGGCTGTCGAACATAATTTTTTGTGGTTGTTTGGAGGCTCGCCGAGCATGGAGAGTTTGCAACGCCCCAAATTTGACATTCCTTCAGAAGTTTATACCGCCGACGGCAAGTTGGTAGGCAAATATTTCAAAGAAAACCGCACACCTGTCGAATACAACAAAATTTCTCCATTTGTCGTAAAAGCATTGTTAGCTACCGAAGATATTCGTTTCTACGAACATACGGGCATAGACCCCGAAGCTTTAGTTTCTGTGCTGTATTCGGCTCTCAGAGGCGACAATCGCGGAGGAAGTACCATTACGCAACAGTTAGCCAAAAACTTGTATAAAATTCGTACGGAAGCCTCGCAAGGTATGCTGGCCAATATCAAAGGTTTGAGTACAATTATTGCCAAAACAAAAGAGTGGATTACGTCCGTAAAGCTCGAAAATACCTACACGAAAGAAGAAGTAATGACCATGTACCTTAATACGGTGGACTTCGGAAGTAATTCGTTTGGGATAAAAGCTGCCGCCAAAACTTTTTTCAATACATCGCCCGACAGCTTGCGCGTGGAAGAAGCCGCCATGCTCGTGGGTATGCTCAAAGCCACCACTTCTTACAACCCACGCAAAAACTATGAAAATGCCATGCGCCGCCGCAATACCGTATTGGGGCAAATGCTCAAATACAATTTTGTAAGCCAGAAAAGTTATGATTCGCTGACCAAATTGCCGATTACGCTCAAAATCACGGAGTCTGGCCACTTTGACGGTCCTCTTGACTATTATGGCAACTATCTGACGGGTGTTTTGAAAACTTGGGGCGAAGGTAATAACGCGGATATTTATACCGATGGCCTCAAAATTTACTTAACAGTGGATTCGCGTATGCAACAGCACGCTCAAGAAGCCATTGCCGAACACATGAAGGACTTGCAAAAGAAGTTTGACCGCCATTGGAAAGGCCGCAACCCGTGGGTAAGTCCGAAAGGTAATTCTTGGGAAGAAATCCCGCACTTTATAGAAGACCAAATGGCCAAAACGCCGTATTACAAAATGTTGGTCAAACGCTATGATAACAATTTAGATTCGGTCAATGCTGTACTGAATCGCCCGCATAAAATGGTGGTATTCAATTGGTCTAAGCCCGAAGGCGATACCGTAGAAATGAGTGCTATGGATTCTTTGCGCTATTACAAACGGATTTTGCACGCAGGTCTGATGACCATCGACCCATTCACGGGACATATTAAAGCGTGGCAAGGTGGCATTGACTACCATTTTTTCAAATATGACCACGTGAAGCAATCGCGCCGCCAACCTGGTTCTACTTTTAAACCATTTGTGTATGCTGCTGCCATTGACCAAGGCCAGTCGCCTTGTTTTAAGATTCAGGACGTAAGACGTTCGTATCAATACCGCGAAAAGAGCCACAAAACAGGCGCAGATACAACCATAGACTGGTCGCCACAAAACGCAGCGCGTAGTAATTCGGGAGGAATGATGACCTTGCGCTATGCGATGGGGCGTTCGATTAACTCTATTGCCGTACAACTGACCGAAATGTTAGGGGCTAAATTCCCAACAGATTTGAACCATGACACCATTACGAAGGAGCTACATAAATTAGAATATTTAGAGCCATTCCCTGAGATTTTGTACGGTGCGTCAGTGGTGCGCCATTATGCCCAAAAGCTAGGTATTAGTAGCCCATTGCGTATTACGCCTTCTATTGGCTTGGGCTCTAATGACGTAACTTTGTACGAAATGGTAGGGGCTTACGCTTCGTTTGTGAACAATGGCATGTGGACGCGCCCAATGATGGTGAGCCGCATCGAAGACCGCAACGGTAACGTAATCAAGCAGTTTAACGCCTATACCAAGCAAGCAGTTTCGCCCGAAACGGCCTTTTTGATGGTGTATATGCTCAAAGGTACTTTGCAAGAACCGGGCGGCACTGCACAAGGTTTGTGGGGCTATCACATCACGCGCGGCAACGAGTTGGCAGGCAAAACGGGTACTTCTTCCAATCAGTCTGATGGTTGGTTTATGGGTGTAACGCACAATTTGGTTACGGGCGTGTGGGTAGGAGCGGACGAGCGCAGTATTCACTTCCGTGAGTTGCGCCAAGGCGAAGGCTCAAAAACAGCTTTGCCGATTTATGGGCTTTTCATGGAAAGAATTTATGAAGATAAATCGTTGGGTATCAAGCCAGGCTTTTTCCCGACAGAGAAAAAAGCAGGCATTGTAATCAGACAGAAATATAAATGCCCGACACCATATCCTAAAAAAGTAGTGGATACGACAAGCACGGATTCTGCGACTACTCCTGCGGTTACCACCGAAATCGCAGTACCCTAA
- the gpmI gene encoding 2,3-bisphosphoglycerate-independent phosphoglycerate mutase, with protein sequence MKKAILMILDGWGIATNPKVSAIDAAKTPFIDSLYKKYSHSKLQASGLAVGLPDGQMGNSEVGHMNLGAGRIVYQDLVKINLAVEDGSLAKEQVLQDAFLYAKANDKRVHLIGLVSDGGVHSHINHLKGLLSAAAAQHLKEVYVHAFTDGRDTDPKGGVAYLTELQEHINKTTGKIASVVGRYYAMDRDKRWERVKLAYDLLIHGKGEHTKNAIEALQKSYDAGVTDEFVKPIFVEGAHHIEANDVVICFNFRTDRGREITMALTQEAFPEQEMRPLPLYYVTLTNYDDTFRHVKVVYDKDNLNNTLGEVLEGAGKKQIRIAETEKYPHVTFFFNGGREVPFEGESRLLCPSPKVATYDLQPEMSAWDITNAIVPELEKEQADFVCLNFANPDMVGHTGVFEAAVKACETVDACAQQVITTALAHGYSTIVIADHGNSDCMINEDGTPNTAHTTNLVPCILVDSDFELGKHHTIKDGKLGDIAPTILSLLQVGKPAEMTGESLI encoded by the coding sequence ATGAAAAAAGCTATTTTAATGATTTTGGACGGCTGGGGCATTGCCACCAACCCGAAAGTTTCGGCCATAGATGCCGCCAAAACACCTTTTATTGATTCTTTGTACAAAAAATATAGCCATAGCAAACTGCAAGCCAGCGGGTTAGCCGTAGGTCTGCCAGATGGCCAGATGGGAAATTCGGAAGTGGGACACATGAACTTAGGCGCAGGCCGCATCGTGTACCAAGATTTAGTAAAAATCAATTTGGCGGTAGAAGATGGTTCTTTGGCTAAAGAACAAGTATTGCAAGACGCATTTTTGTACGCCAAAGCCAACGACAAACGCGTACACCTCATTGGTTTGGTGTCTGATGGCGGCGTTCACTCGCACATCAATCACCTGAAAGGTTTGCTTTCGGCGGCGGCGGCACAACATCTCAAAGAGGTATATGTGCATGCGTTCACCGATGGCCGCGACACTGACCCCAAAGGCGGCGTAGCTTATCTCACAGAATTACAGGAACATATCAATAAAACAACAGGCAAAATTGCGTCGGTGGTTGGTCGTTACTACGCCATGGACAGAGATAAACGTTGGGAACGTGTAAAACTCGCGTACGATTTGCTTATTCACGGCAAAGGCGAGCACACCAAAAACGCCATTGAAGCCCTACAAAAAAGCTATGACGCAGGCGTAACAGATGAGTTTGTGAAACCTATTTTTGTGGAAGGTGCGCATCACATCGAGGCCAACGACGTAGTAATTTGCTTCAATTTCCGCACCGACAGAGGCCGCGAAATCACGATGGCACTCACGCAAGAGGCTTTCCCTGAGCAAGAAATGCGTCCTTTGCCGCTGTATTACGTTACGCTTACCAACTACGACGACACGTTCCGTCATGTGAAAGTAGTTTATGACAAAGACAACCTTAACAATACGTTGGGCGAAGTGTTAGAAGGCGCAGGCAAGAAACAAATTCGTATTGCTGAAACCGAAAAATATCCGCACGTAACATTCTTCTTTAATGGCGGTCGCGAAGTGCCTTTCGAAGGCGAAAGCCGTTTGCTTTGCCCGTCGCCGAAGGTGGCTACTTACGATTTGCAACCCGAAATGAGCGCGTGGGACATTACCAACGCCATCGTACCCGAATTGGAAAAAGAGCAAGCCGATTTTGTTTGTTTGAATTTTGCCAACCCCGACATGGTTGGGCACACGGGCGTATTTGAAGCTGCCGTCAAAGCCTGCGAAACGGTGGACGCTTGCGCACAGCAAGTAATCACGACGGCTTTAGCACACGGATACAGCACCATTGTTATCGCCGATCACGGCAATTCGGATTGCATGATAAACGAAGACGGCACGCCAAACACAGCACACACTACTAATCTTGTGCCTTGTATTTTGGTGGATTCTGATTTTGAATTGGGCAAACACCACACCATCAAAGACGGAAAGTTGGGCGATATAGCCCCTACTATTTTGAGTTTGTTGCAAGTGGGCAAGCCTGCCGAAATGACTGGCGAATCATTGATTTAA
- a CDS encoding nucleoside deaminase has translation MKKDLAFMNEAVAQSLKGMLAGEGGPFGAVVVKDGQIVGRGNNRVTSSNDPTAHAEVEAIRDACRNLNTFQLDGCVLYTSCEPCPMCLGAIYWARPDKVYYANTREDAADIGFDDNMIYEELNVPMSGRRIPFAQIGREFAMDVFRQWTEKTNKIQY, from the coding sequence TCGCCCAATCCCTGAAGGGAATGTTGGCAGGCGAAGGCGGCCCGTTTGGGGCAGTGGTGGTAAAAGATGGCCAAATCGTGGGGCGTGGCAACAACCGCGTAACCTCCAGCAACGACCCCACCGCACACGCTGAAGTAGAGGCGATTCGGGACGCATGCCGTAACCTCAACACCTTTCAGCTCGACGGCTGTGTACTTTATACGTCCTGCGAACCTTGCCCCATGTGTTTGGGCGCGATTTATTGGGCCAGACCCGACAAAGTATATTACGCCAACACGCGCGAAGACGCCGCCGACATTGGTTTTGATGACAACATGATTTATGAAGAACTCAATGTGCCGATGAGTGGCCGCCGCATTCCGTTTGCACAAATTGGCAGGGAATTTGCTATGGATGTGTTCAGGCAATGGACAGAGAAAACCAATAAAATTCAATATTAA
- a CDS encoding NADP-dependent isocitrate dehydrogenase, whose product MSDKRKITVAYGDGIGPEIMEATLRILEAAGARIETEVIEIGEKVYKSGVSSGIRPEAWDSLRTNKVFLKAPITTPQGGGYKSLNVTARKALGLYANVRPVQTLTPYVASKHHMDLVIVRENEEDLYAGIEHQQTPDVVQCLKLISRPGCERIVRYAFEYARAYGRKKVTCFSKDNIMKMTDGLFHRVFNEIGEEYPEIEKDHRIIDIGSALLADTPEKFDVIVTLNLYGDIISDIAAQVAGSVGLCGSSNIGDQCAMFEAIHGSAPDIAGKGIANPSGLLNGAIMMLVHINQPDVAEKIQNAWLKTLEDGIHTGDVYTEGFSKEKVGCAAFADAVIARLGQRPTTLKAADYSASVEAEHAFKLTPPKEVDAKKELMGVDVFLDYKGSPNDLGNALSKLNGDGITLTLVSNRGVKVWPDGLPETFCTRHWRARYKAEVNPGVAPVKHSEIVALLDRIQKAGFDFIKTENLYMFDGVKGYSLGQGE is encoded by the coding sequence ATGTCAGATAAACGTAAAATTACGGTGGCCTATGGTGATGGCATTGGCCCCGAAATCATGGAGGCAACTCTTAGAATCTTAGAAGCGGCAGGCGCACGTATTGAAACAGAAGTAATCGAAATTGGTGAAAAAGTTTATAAAAGTGGTGTTTCCTCTGGTATCAGACCTGAAGCTTGGGATTCACTCCGCACCAACAAAGTGTTTTTGAAAGCTCCGATTACAACGCCACAAGGCGGCGGTTATAAAAGTTTGAACGTTACGGCTCGCAAAGCACTTGGTCTTTATGCCAACGTTCGCCCAGTACAGACCCTTACGCCTTACGTTGCTTCTAAGCACCACATGGACTTGGTAATTGTCCGCGAAAACGAAGAAGACCTTTACGCTGGTATCGAACACCAACAAACACCAGATGTAGTACAATGTCTTAAATTGATTAGCCGCCCAGGCTGCGAACGCATCGTACGCTACGCTTTTGAATACGCTCGCGCTTATGGCCGCAAAAAAGTAACTTGCTTCTCCAAAGACAATATTATGAAAATGACCGATGGTCTTTTCCATAGAGTGTTCAACGAAATTGGCGAAGAATATCCAGAAATCGAAAAAGACCACCGCATTATTGATATTGGCTCGGCTCTTTTGGCAGATACTCCCGAAAAATTTGACGTAATCGTAACGCTTAACCTATACGGCGACATTATTTCTGACATTGCAGCGCAAGTGGCTGGCTCTGTTGGTTTGTGTGGCTCATCAAACATCGGCGATCAATGCGCTATGTTTGAAGCGATTCACGGTTCTGCGCCAGACATCGCGGGTAAAGGCATCGCTAACCCTTCGGGCTTGCTTAACGGCGCGATTATGATGCTTGTGCATATCAATCAGCCAGACGTTGCCGAAAAAATTCAAAATGCGTGGCTTAAAACCCTTGAAGACGGTATCCATACAGGCGACGTTTACACAGAAGGTTTTAGCAAAGAAAAAGTGGGTTGTGCTGCTTTCGCCGATGCAGTTATCGCACGCTTAGGCCAACGCCCAACTACCCTTAAAGCTGCTGATTACTCGGCTTCTGTGGAGGCGGAACACGCTTTTAAACTTACACCTCCGAAAGAAGTGGATGCGAAAAAAGAATTGATGGGTGTGGACGTGTTCTTGGACTATAAAGGTTCTCCTAACGATTTGGGTAACGCTTTATCTAAATTGAATGGCGACGGCATTACGCTTACGCTTGTGAGCAACAGAGGTGTGAAGGTATGGCCTGACGGCTTGCCAGAAACATTCTGTACTCGCCACTGGCGCGCACGCTACAAAGCAGAAGTAAATCCTGGTGTTGCACCTGTGAAACATTCTGAAATTGTGGCTTTGCTCGACAGAATCCAAAAAGCTGGTTTCGATTTTATCAAAACGGAAAACTTGTATATGTTCGATGGCGTAAAAGGCTATTCACTCGGACAAGGTGAGTAA